Sequence from the Kineosporia succinea genome:
CGGACGTCGGGTTCTGCGGGCCGAAGGCGGTGTCCTTCCTGTACTGCAGCAGCTCGACCTGCACCCGCGCCCGCAGCGGAACACCGGTCGAGGAGAAGTGGACGAGCTTGACGTCGAGCGATGTGACGACCGCCTCGAACGACTTGAAGCTGCCCCAGTGGAACGAGACCGTCGGTGGGCGCAGCCTTCCCGTCGCCTGGTCGCTGCCGGGCAGGCCGGTGTTGACGTCCATGAGCCCGATCAGCGCCCCGGTGTGCGTGGTGACCGTCTCGCCGGTGTCGGTGGTGTCGAAGAAGACCTCGAACGACATGGTGCCGCTCTCGGCCCCGGCGTACTCGAGGGTGGGCACGTCGCGCCCGGTCCGGGCCGCCGAACGCCACTGGTTGGTGCGGGAGATCGCGAGTTCGGACGGGTTGAACAGGCACGGGATGTTCGCGCCGGTCTCGGGCTTGAAGTAGGCCTTGGTCTGGGTCATACGAACGTGGCCGAGGTGAATCCGTGGTGAGCGACCTCGAGTTCCTCGTAGAGCACGGAACTGTCCTGGGTGGCCAGGGCCGGCCCGGTCCAGCGCACCGGGAAGGCGTCGCGGACCGCGAACGAGCGCAGCCGGTTGCCGGTCACGTCGATGAGGGTGACGGAGGCCGTCTTGCGCTCCAGCTTGCCCCCGGCGGACTGGAACCCGTCGCCGGCGCTGCGGTTCATCCAGGCGAAGAGGTTGTCCGACGTGGTCAGGCCGCGGCTGAAGACGAGACTGGGCCAGCTCATCTGACCGGGCAGCCGGTGCACGAAGCCGCTGACCCCACCCTCCGCGTACTCGTGGGTGGCCACGGTGACCTCGAGGCCGGAGACCTTCTGGAAGGTCCCGATGGCGACGCCGTCGACCTCGAGCAGGAAGTTCGCCGCCACCGGGGGCTGGCCACCGAGGATCTCGGTGTCGCTGGGCATGGGTCTGGTC
This genomic interval carries:
- a CDS encoding CIS tube protein, which codes for MTQTKAYFKPETGANIPCLFNPSELAISRTNQWRSAARTGRDVPTLEYAGAESGTMSFEVFFDTTDTGETVTTHTGALIGLMDVNTGLPGSDQATGRLRPPTVSFHWGSFKSFEAVVTSLDVKLVHFSSTGVPLRARVQVELLQYRKDTAFGPQNPTSGTPWPHTVHQVSPGETLDRIAARYYGDATAWRLIAEANNIHDPLAVRVGATLAIPGRPA
- a CDS encoding phage tail protein is translated as MPSDTEILGGQPPVAANFLLEVDGVAIGTFQKVSGLEVTVATHEYAEGGVSGFVHRLPGQMSWPSLVFSRGLTTSDNLFAWMNRSAGDGFQSAGGKLERKTASVTLIDVTGNRLRSFAVRDAFPVRWTGPALATQDSSVLYEELEVAHHGFTSATFV